The bacterium genome contains the following window.
GGAGCTGCCCACTGAAACAAGAAACTATGTTCCGCTATATCTTGCGGCCTTGATCATAGCCAAAGACCCAGAAGCCTATGGCTTTTCATCCGAATACTACAAGCCCTATGAATATGAAACAATCGAGGTTAATGATCCAACGAATCTGGATATTATTGCTCAATGCACCGATACGACGCTTTCCTTTATTCAGATTTTAAATCCCGAAGTGCTTCGATATTGCACACCTCCAGATGCAACATCGTATGAAGTTCGTATTCCCGAGGGCAAAGCCCGAGATTTTCCCACAAGATATGCCGCTATACCCGAGAGAGAGAAAACGGTGTGGGCGCGGCATCAAGTTAAAAAAGGCGAAACGCTTTCTGAAATAGCCCTTCATTATAGCACATCGGTGGGTCTTTTAACAGATGCGAACAAGCTTCGTAGTGCACACAGATTGAGAATAGGACAGGAGCTTATTATACCTGTTTCGCCATCGGCTACGAAGAGTCTTGCAGCTAAAGGAGCGTCACCATCGGCGGTATTATCGAATAAAACGCCGGTGTCGGTTTCATCTTATCATGTAGTTAAAAAGGGAAATACGCTTTCCGAGATAGCGAACGATAACGGAGTTTCATTAGAAGAATTGCTCATTTCTAATTCGCTTAAACGAGGCGCTGTGATAAAACCGGGAATGCGCCTTAGTATCCCTCGAGGAAAAACAAAAACGACCTATACAGTCTGCTCGGGCGATACACCTTCGACCATAGCCGCGAGGTTTGGTGTTTCGACAAACGAACTACTTAAATGGAACTCTATCAATCGTAAATCGACGATTTATCCCGGTCAAAAGCTAACTGTTCTTGCAAGTGAATCACAGAAAACACCCAAGGGTAAAATTGTTCATACTGTTCAGAAGGGCGAGTCTTTATGGTCTATAGCGCGCCGCTATGATGTTCACGTGTCTAATCTAGTTTCATGGAACGGTCTATCCAGCAAAAATGTAACGCTTAGTATAGGTCAGAAGCTCAATATTATCGGCGATTCTCCGGCCTCTTACGGCGGATACACCGAAAACAGGAAAAAAATTACATATACAGTTAAGAAAGGTGATAATCTTGGCAAGATCGCTGGTCAATATAGTGTCACAGTTGAGGCTATACAGCGTTGGAACAATAAAAAGAATACACGCCTCCAGATAGGGGATAAGCTTGCCATATATACCGATGAGGCTTCAGCTACCGATGTCGGTCCCGAGACAGAATTAGTCCACACTGTTAAATCCGGTGAGACGCTTTCTACTATAGCTCTTCATTACGGTGTTTCAACCTCGGATATCAAAGCACAAAATTCGAAGTCTTCAGATAAAATAATTGTCGGCGAAAAATTGAATATAAGAACTTCGACGATTAATAAGGAAAATAATAAGATCACTGTTCATACGGTGAAATCCGGAGAGACTTTAAGTCGTATAGCCGCGAATTATAGTGTTCGCGTTGCTGATTTAAAGGAGTGGAACAACAAAAAAACAGATGTTTTAGCGATAGGAGAGGAATTAGAGATTCATGGCGTTACTTCTCCGGTGGTTTCGCCATCGAGAAAACTAAAAACTATACGGCATTCAGTTCAATCTGGGGAGAACATGAGTCAACTTGCTGTCAAATACGATGTTAAGGTTAAGGATATAATGAAATGGAATGAGAAGACGTCTTCGAATTTAAGTATAGGGGAGGTATTGGAAATAAAAACCCTAGAAGGTCTTACTGGATTTGGAGGAGGTTCGACTCTTCTCACACACTGTGTAAAACAGGGCGAAACGATTTGGGGTATTGCCAAAAAATATGGCACTACTCCCGATGCTATATTAAATTCTAACTCTAATATAAATCCCAATCGCTTAAAGGTGGGAGATATTTTAAAGGTTAAAATAAAATAAAAATTTGGAAAAACTAAAAGATTGGAGTAAGATGGGTGCAGAAAGAGCTAATGTTGTGACAAAGGCCGACCTTGTGGAACGAGTAGCCGAAATGACTGGCTTCACTAAAACTGAAACATCGGTTATTTGCGAGGGTCTTCTCACAGCTATTAAGGAAGTTATGTATGAGGGTTCGAACATTGAAATTCGGCGCTTTGGAACATTTAAGTTAAAAGCTCGCAAACCAAGAATAGCTAGAAATCCACGGACGGGAGATCCAGTGCCAATTACCGAAAGGGTAATACCGGTTTTTAAGCCGAGCAAAGCCTTTAAAGCAATGATTCCTCAGAAATAAGGATGAAGAGTTATAAAAAACCATCTAAGTCGTTAAAGCTCAGGAGAATAAGTTTTATTGTTCTCCTTTGCTTATCTGTCATCTCCATTTTATATGGAGTAAACCTTGGGGATTTCGAGGAAGTATTGACGAATGCCTCAATTCTATGCCTTTCCTGTATAGGGATCGGCTAATAGCATATCTAAAACTATGAAACATTTGTTACTTCGGCGCTTCAGCCAGATAATCGGAACGCTACTTGTAAATTCACACTTTACGGCCTGGGATGGGAATCCTCAGATATACCAAGGAAGGCTGAAAGGTCTTGTTGGGCCTGTGTTAAATTGTTATGCTTGCCCTTCGGCTAAGGTATCATGTCCATTGGGGAGCATTCAACATTTTGCTGCGCTTAAATTAATTCCATTTTATGTTATCGGAATGCTGGCCTCTTTCGGTCTTTTACTTGGCAAGGCTACTTGTGGGTGGATTTGCCCCTTTGGTTTACTTCAGGATTTAGAATATAAATTGGGTAGGAAGCTCAAATTGCCAAAAATCACACTCCCAAAATGGATGAGTTGGGGGAAGTATCTTTTTCTTGTTGGGCTTGTTATTTTAGCTCCTATTTTATCTGCTGAGCCGGGGGAATTTGGGGCGCCCGGAGTCACGTGGTTCTGCAAATTCTGTCCTCAGGGTGCATTTCAGGGAGGTATCCCGCAAGTTTTACTTCATCCTGATCTGAAGGGGCTTTTAGGGTGGCTTTTTACATCTAAGATAATTATATTGGGTTTGTTTATTATTGCGTTCTTGATAACAAAAAGACCCTTTTGTAGAGTATTCTGCCCGCTAGGTGCTATTTTAGGTTTATTCAATAAAGTGAGTCTTTTACAGTTTCGCGTGGATGAAAGCACTTGCACGCATTGTAATCTTTGCAAAATGGTTTGTCCGGTAGATATAAGTATATATGAAGACCCAAATAACTCTGAGTGTATAAGATGCGGAGATTGTCTTGAAGCCTGCAAATTCAACTCTATAAGCGTTGGGACGATTTTTAGTAACGTTGCTCAAAAGGAGACCAAAGATTCATGTTCGGCAGATTAATGTCTTTATGTTGTTTGGCCGTTTTTATACTTTTGCTAGCCTGCGGCGATAAACCTACTCACCCTGATACCGATAAAGGAACACTTGTCGTTCTTTCAGATATTGATGAAGCTTTTGTCTATATCGACGAAATATTGACTTCTTGGACTACACCTGCAGAGATCGAACTCGATGTTAAATCCTATTGTGTTAAGGTAGCAAAAATCGGTTATGTTGTTGATCCTGAAAGCCTTATTGTATCGCTTCAAAAAGACGTAATTGACACGGCGTTTTTCGAGCTTACAGCATCCAGCGATACGGCTTTTCTTAATATTACTGCCAATTACGACTATGTGTCTATTCTCATAGACGGTATTCCCGCCGAGGCATTTACGCCGGCTTTTATACCGATTTCTTCAGGTGGTCATGAGGTTGTTCTGGAAGGATGGGTTTTTGAAGGTTCCTACAGTCAAACCGTATCGACATCTTCGAGTGAGACAACCGATGTTGCATTCGATCTGGAATTTGGTCCGCGAGTTCTAATCGAGGAATTCTCGCATGTCAATTGCACGAATTGTCCAGGTGCAGCGGCATCTGTGCATCAGGTTGTCGAGAATTTTGGCGATTCGGTTGTTTCGATTGAATGGCATCCTCAGCAGTCCGGTGGCACGGATCCCTTTCATGTTGCCAATCCCGATATACATGATGGACGAGTTACATATTATAATTTCGTTGGTATTCCGAAAGTATATGTTGCCGGTAAACCCATAGTGGATCCTTCATCAATATCAGCTATTACCTCCTATGTCGATAATTACATTTCTTATGCAAATGATGCCTCAAAGATTAAGCTTTGGGGTATAGCTAAATCCAACGGTGATGTATTCATTGGAGCGCTTGCAAATGGTATTTCTGTCGAAGGGGTTATAAAGATTGCTGTTGTCGAAAAACATAGAACTTACAGCGATCCGCCGGGTATTAACGGAATGACCGATTTTTATAATGTCCCTATGGAATTCTATTCCTATCCGGTTTCTGGGACAATTGTTTTAGCGGATGGAGAGGCTACTTATATCGAGTTAATCGAAATCGACATCCCGCCTGGAGGGACTCCGGCAGATTATTCATATATAGTTTGGTTTCAAAGAGATATGGACGGAGTCTATACCGAAGGCGAAGATATTCTATGTTCCCCCGGTATTCTTAATTTTTAATCTTGTTCAAGGAGGCTAATGTGCGGTTTATGAGAATTGCTCTGGTTTTATGTTTAGTTATAATAATTACATCTTTTGCTGCGGTAAAGGTGCCTTTCATAGAGAGATTCACTAATATTTCCTGTGGCTATTGTCCAGCTTGTGGTGATACGATAGATGCCATTCACGATGATTATGGAGATGATATCAATGTTATCGAGATTCATGTCGATTGGCCTACGTCGAGCGATCCTTTTTATGTTGGTGCTCCGGAGGCTACTGAAGCTCGCTGGTCACATTATTCCGTAACCGGTGTTCCTTCTGTTGCAGTTGATGGCAAGAAGTTATCTAGTTGGGGAGCCACGAGATCCGAAGTCGTCGCTGAAATTTCAACCGCAACCAATTTGGGTCTCAATGCTGTATTTGCTGACAGCGGTCTTATCGTTACACTCGATGTCGAGGCTTCTATCGTCGGCACAAATAACCGCCTTTTCGTGGCTGTAGCCCAAGATGAAAATTATTTGCCCAGTGCGCCGAATGGAGAATTTTGGATTGGCGACGCTCTTATGAGCATGTTCCCAGATGAAGATGGACAAGTTGTAGATTTATCGACTGTTGGAACACAGGATATTTTCATTCCGATAATTGCGGAAAGTAGATGGGTAGTAGCTTATTGCAGATATGTTGTATGGGTGCAAGACATGTCAGCTGCTACGACAGGTTACAATGTTCATAATTCATGTAATGTAGATATGCCCGATCCGCCATATTTCTTTTCCTTTGAACCGGGTGTTACTAATGGTGTAATATGGGCGGACACAGCTATCGTTGTATTAGGTGACGGAGCTGTAATCGAGAATATGGGCACCAACAGCGACGATTATGTTATAACACTGGATAAATATCTACCTGCCAGCTGGTCGGCAAGTTTCTGCGCGGGATCGAGCTGTTTTCCTGATTCGGGTCTTATAACTTTAGCCGCAGGTGATACAGCCGATGTTGCTATTGATTTTTATCCAAGTGGACCGGGTGTCGGTTCCGTTCAGATTAATATTACATCGCTAAATAGTGGTATGACAGAAAGCGCTGTATATACATTAAGCCATTCTCCAAGTGTTCTCCTCGTGGACGACGACAAGGGAAATAGCTACGAGACCTACTATAGCAACGCTTTAACAAATCTCGGCGAAGTTTTTATGGTTCACAATCGAGAAGAAGGGACTCTTTCTTCCGCCGATCTCGCTGGATACGAGATAGTTATCTGGTTTACTAGCGCGGACTGGAGCGACTTGCTTTCAACCGAAGACCAAACGGCTATCGGCGATTATCTCGATGCCGGCGGCAAGCTGTTCATGTCAAGTCAGGACCTAGGTTACTATTGCGACACTGAAGGAATTAGCTCTTGGTATGGCAACAGATTTAAAGCGACCTATCTTACCGATGATTCTGGCGTCTATAATCTAACCGCTTCATCGACAGGTCCGTTTGCTGGGACCTCACTTGCCCTTTTTACCGGCGATGGTGCAGCATTTACGCCATATCCAAGTACTATTTCGACGACAGGTGGAGGAGTGGAGTGTTTCAATTATAGCGGAACAACAGATGTTGCAGGAGTGATATTCGATGGGACATATAGACTTGTTTATTTTGCTTTTCCCTTCGAAGCCATTAATGGTGAGACTGTTCGTAACGATTTGATGGATGATGTCCTTTCTTTTCTTCGCGAGGGTATGGGGATTTCGGATGGAGTCAATCTTCCAGCGAAACCGCTTATAGTTTCGGCTTCACCAAATCCTTTCAACTCTGCGGTTTCGCTCGAGTTCGAGCTTGCAAAGAAAGCTTCTGTTTCGCTCGATGTTTACGACCTTTCGGGTCGTCATGTTGCACAAATTATTGATAGTGAGCTCGGAGCTGGTCTCCAGAGAGCTATTTGGAACGGAAAATCTACTACTTGTGAAACCTTGCCAAGTGGTGTGTATCTCGTTAGACTTATAACTGAAGAAAAATCTACTACCAGGAAGATACTTCTTGCTAAATAATTTATTAACTTAAAATTCAAGGGAGAGACATGGGAAGGCAAAGAGTTTTAGCTATACTATTGGTGTTTGCTTTGACCGCAATCAGTGCGATTTCTGCTACGAGAGTTCCTTTTCTCGAAAGGTTCACTAATATTTCTTGCGGCTACTGCCCACCCTGCGGAGCTATGTGTGATAGTTTATCAGACTATTACGGCGACCAACTTGCAGTTGTCGAGGTTCATTGCAACTGGCCAAGTTCGGGGGATCCCTTTTATGTTGCCGCGCCAACGGATAACCAATCCCGTTGGACGCATTATGCAGTATCGGGTGTTCCGGCGGTTGCAGTCGATGGAAATAAAATAGGCTCATGGTCTTCCGCTTCTTCCCTGATCTCTTCTTTGCTGTATGATATAGCTGCTCTGGATATAACGATTATCCCCGGTGATATAATTCATGTTCAGGTCAATGTTGAAACACCTATTACCGGAACTAATAACAGGCTTTTTGTCGCTGTGGTTGAGGACAGTAATTACAACCCGACCTCTCCGAATGGCGAGGTATGGGCTAACAATGTTCTTCGGAAGCTTCTGCCTTCAGCGAGTGGTCAACTTATCGATTTAAACACTATCGGTTCACAGAATTTTAGTTTTCCGCTTACTCTCGATCCATCGTGGAACACCGATAACCTGATGATAGTCGCGTGGGTTCAGGACTGGTCGGCCCCAACGACAGCATATAATGTCCATAATGCCCAAATCACGGATTGGCGCTTAATGGGTTATTTTCATAGCTTTGCGGCTGAGCATAACAGGAATATCTCAGAACCGGGTGATACAGCAAGTTTCACAGCTTCGATAGAAAATATTGGAAGCTATGATGATACTTATGCTGTATGGATCGAAACCGACCTTCCAACAGGTTGGACTAGCTGGGCTAAACAAGGTAGCACAACCTTCGATAGCACTGGAATCACACTTTCTAGCTTAACAAGTTCGGAAATAGATGTATTCATAACGCCAGGTGTATCTAGTGGTGGTCAAGGAAAGGTAAATGTTTTACTTAAATCTGAGGGCGATACAACCGCATCGATAGACACGCTTTCGTTCACTGTATTGGCAGGTGGAGACTTGCTATATGTTGCAACTCAGGGGGCTGTGACAGCTACGGGATATTTCCATGATT
Protein-coding sequences here:
- a CDS encoding Omp28-related outer membrane protein — protein: MGRQRVLAILLVFALTAISAISATRVPFLERFTNISCGYCPPCGAMCDSLSDYYGDQLAVVEVHCNWPSSGDPFYVAAPTDNQSRWTHYAVSGVPAVAVDGNKIGSWSSASSLISSLLYDIAALDITIIPGDIIHVQVNVETPITGTNNRLFVAVVEDSNYNPTSPNGEVWANNVLRKLLPSASGQLIDLNTIGSQNFSFPLTLDPSWNTDNLMIVAWVQDWSAPTTAYNVHNAQITDWRLMGYFHSFAAEHNRNISEPGDTASFTASIENIGSYDDTYAVWIETDLPTGWTSWAKQGSTTFDSTGITLSSLTSSEIDVFITPGVSSGGQGKVNVLLKSEGDTTASIDTLSFTVLAGGDLLYVATQGAVTATGYFHDLFADNGVNYQEWSITRDGSLPDLSNAPYDAIVWHDALNLEASMSIQDRNSVKNYLDNGGKMLVTSASWARTVGSIFDFYYLAIGAVSDGIDSSPSSITGTYGGTEFTGYTASLGGAIAEGFTPQSPSRGILRLGSGKTCGLIRETDGGGRLVYISFMLEDISNSTQRDDFWGRVLEFWGGLDVEDVELPENKALLCASPNPFNSSVRFDYSINERADLEIFDISGRLVFSIDYLEAGTAAFMWEGYNNAGIELPTGVYLVKLTTNSGSTSIRKVLLAK
- a CDS encoding integration host factor subunit beta; its protein translation is MTKADLVERVAEMTGFTKTETSVICEGLLTAIKEVMYEGSNIEIRRFGTFKLKARKPRIARNPRTGDPVPITERVIPVFKPSKAFKAMIPQK
- a CDS encoding LysM peptidoglycan-binding domain-containing protein, with the translated sequence MKTRLALIGLTSLFVLMFFGCATTELHKKASVTEGILEYEEQSNPAYELLRSAEGAYAEGVVYNMKRDWDSARAYFDEALRLIAQIDAADDEDLSTLTDLLLREIAYDYRFALAHTDSLEVSAAPVVLSAALEGLALTDFTKQRLAELAGDLPKALMGEFDIPVVWNDKVKEKIIYFQTDAREPFGEWLKRSGRYIPMIKEILASKGLPLDLAYLPLIESGFAPNAYSWAHAVGMWQFIKSTGRMFGLDVNWWLDERRDPEKATIAAADYFNRLYRKFGNWELCLAAYNCGDGRIKRTIEKQGTDNYWELELPTETRNYVPLYLAALIIAKDPEAYGFSSEYYKPYEYETIEVNDPTNLDIIAQCTDTTLSFIQILNPEVLRYCTPPDATSYEVRIPEGKARDFPTRYAAIPEREKTVWARHQVKKGETLSEIALHYSTSVGLLTDANKLRSAHRLRIGQELIIPVSPSATKSLAAKGASPSAVLSNKTPVSVSSYHVVKKGNTLSEIANDNGVSLEELLISNSLKRGAVIKPGMRLSIPRGKTKTTYTVCSGDTPSTIAARFGVSTNELLKWNSINRKSTIYPGQKLTVLASESQKTPKGKIVHTVQKGESLWSIARRYDVHVSNLVSWNGLSSKNVTLSIGQKLNIIGDSPASYGGYTENRKKITYTVKKGDNLGKIAGQYSVTVEAIQRWNNKKNTRLQIGDKLAIYTDEASATDVGPETELVHTVKSGETLSTIALHYGVSTSDIKAQNSKSSDKIIVGEKLNIRTSTINKENNKITVHTVKSGETLSRIAANYSVRVADLKEWNNKKTDVLAIGEELEIHGVTSPVVSPSRKLKTIRHSVQSGENMSQLAVKYDVKVKDIMKWNEKTSSNLSIGEVLEIKTLEGLTGFGGGSTLLTHCVKQGETIWGIAKKYGTTPDAILNSNSNINPNRLKVGDILKVKIK
- a CDS encoding 4Fe-4S binding protein, whose product is MKHLLLRRFSQIIGTLLVNSHFTAWDGNPQIYQGRLKGLVGPVLNCYACPSAKVSCPLGSIQHFAALKLIPFYVIGMLASFGLLLGKATCGWICPFGLLQDLEYKLGRKLKLPKITLPKWMSWGKYLFLVGLVILAPILSAEPGEFGAPGVTWFCKFCPQGAFQGGIPQVLLHPDLKGLLGWLFTSKIIILGLFIIAFLITKRPFCRVFCPLGAILGLFNKVSLLQFRVDESTCTHCNLCKMVCPVDISIYEDPNNSECIRCGDCLEACKFNSISVGTIFSNVAQKETKDSCSAD
- a CDS encoding T9SS type A sorting domain-containing protein; translated protein: MRIALVLCLVIIITSFAAVKVPFIERFTNISCGYCPACGDTIDAIHDDYGDDINVIEIHVDWPTSSDPFYVGAPEATEARWSHYSVTGVPSVAVDGKKLSSWGATRSEVVAEISTATNLGLNAVFADSGLIVTLDVEASIVGTNNRLFVAVAQDENYLPSAPNGEFWIGDALMSMFPDEDGQVVDLSTVGTQDIFIPIIAESRWVVAYCRYVVWVQDMSAATTGYNVHNSCNVDMPDPPYFFSFEPGVTNGVIWADTAIVVLGDGAVIENMGTNSDDYVITLDKYLPASWSASFCAGSSCFPDSGLITLAAGDTADVAIDFYPSGPGVGSVQINITSLNSGMTESAVYTLSHSPSVLLVDDDKGNSYETYYSNALTNLGEVFMVHNREEGTLSSADLAGYEIVIWFTSADWSDLLSTEDQTAIGDYLDAGGKLFMSSQDLGYYCDTEGISSWYGNRFKATYLTDDSGVYNLTASSTGPFAGTSLALFTGDGAAFTPYPSTISTTGGGVECFNYSGTTDVAGVIFDGTYRLVYFAFPFEAINGETVRNDLMDDVLSFLREGMGISDGVNLPAKPLIVSASPNPFNSAVSLEFELAKKASVSLDVYDLSGRHVAQIIDSELGAGLQRAIWNGKSTTCETLPSGVYLVRLITEEKSTTRKILLAK